In Thermococcus gorgonarius, the genomic window GAACCTGACGGATGACACGTCAAACCCGTCTTTGAGTTTTACAGTGCCGTTGGAATACTCCAGCGCTCCCGCCCTAAAGAGCTGGTCAAGAATGTCAGCTACCCACGGTCCTTCGGCCAGGATTTCGTCTACTTTTTCTCCTTCCTTCAAGTGGCCCAGCAGGTGATCCAGGTTCTCTTTGAAGGCGTTGAATCCTTTCAGAATCTCTTCTTTTTCAACGCTTTCCATGGCCTCTATCTTTGCCCTTATCTCTTCCAGGGTACCTTCGATTGCATACCCCACGAAGGCCTCATAGGACTGTCTTTCCCTTGTCTCAAAGGAGATTCCCCTTCCTTTGAACTCCCTCAGGAGGGCTTCCTTTATTGCCGGACTTTTGGTTGCAATCCTCATGCCTTCCACCTATGGCGGAAAGGCTAAAAAGCCTTTTAGACTTTTGGTCGTGGGAGGTGATTTCATGGGGGAAAAGCAGTATCTCCTCGACAGAACCCTTGAGAGATGGAGGGGTAAAAGGATAGCTGTTGGAATCGGAAGCGAGATAAGCTTCTCCGGTGTCTTGACTGATTTTGACGAAGAAGTCATTCTCCTTACAAACGTCACTGATTACGCCGGCAACAGGGCTAGGGAACTTATAGTCAAAATTGACGACATCAACTGGATAACCCTCTTGTGAGGTGCCGCCGATGAGGGCGGTTGCTTTCGTGGGTTATAAGAAAAGCGGGAAAACTACCACCGTCGAGGCAGTCGCAGGAATTCTGAAAGAGCGCGGCTACCGCGTGGCTATAGCCAAGAGCATGCACTCCGAGTTCGACAGAGAGGGGAGCGACACCTGGCGCTTCTCGAGGGTGGCCGATTCTGTTCTTGTGAGGGCAAACGACACCGACGCTCTGCTTTTTAAGGCTAAAGACATCAACGCGCTCTTCTCGATGGTTTCTGCAGATTTCCTCCTGCTGGAGGGCTTTAAGTCGATAAAACACGTTCCGAAGGTAATATGTGCCAGAAATGAGAAAGATGTTAGGGAGCTCAACGATGGGCTTGCTATAGCCGTGAGCGGGGTTATAGCCTCTACTGGAGTGAAAGAGGTGGATGGTCTTCCGGTCATTGACGCCACGAAAGAAACCGAAAAACTGGCAGATCTGGTGGAAAAACGGGCCTTCATGCTACCCAACATAGACTGCGGCCTCTGTGGTTTCAGCTGTGCCGAGATGGCAAGGATGATAGTCAAGGGTGAGAAAACCCCGAGGGATTGTGTGGTTCTAAGTTCGAAGCCGAAAGTAACAGTCAAAATCGATGGCCAGGTTCTCCCCATGAAGGACTGGGTGCAGGAGCTCGTTGAAAAAACGATAAAGGGCATGCTCTCTGCAATGAAGGGCTACCGTGAGGGGAAGAGGATAGAAATAGTTATACGGGAAGATTAATGGCCCGACTTGCTTCTGTGGGCATTGGATTGAATTAGCATTCAATTTTTGTTTATAAATGTAAAAACAAAATGGGCTTTTGCTACTATTTTAACAATACCTTTTTGGGGAGTTTCCCGATACTTTTGAATAAACTTCGGCAAATGTTGGATTGTAGGTGTACTTTTTT contains:
- a CDS encoding LSm family protein, with product MGEKQYLLDRTLERWRGKRIAVGIGSEISFSGVLTDFDEEVILLTNVTDYAGNRARELIVKIDDINWITLL
- the mobB gene encoding molybdopterin-guanine dinucleotide biosynthesis protein B, encoding MRAVAFVGYKKSGKTTTVEAVAGILKERGYRVAIAKSMHSEFDREGSDTWRFSRVADSVLVRANDTDALLFKAKDINALFSMVSADFLLLEGFKSIKHVPKVICARNEKDVRELNDGLAIAVSGVIASTGVKEVDGLPVIDATKETEKLADLVEKRAFMLPNIDCGLCGFSCAEMARMIVKGEKTPRDCVVLSSKPKVTVKIDGQVLPMKDWVQELVEKTIKGMLSAMKGYREGKRIEIVIRED